The Nostoc sp. 'Lobaria pulmonaria (5183) cyanobiont' genome window below encodes:
- the bioU gene encoding (S)-8-amino-7-oxononanoate synthase BioU, whose protein sequence is MNSEKIKNSLNVSPGIRVGVLGFGGLGQAAAKVVAGKQEMILVAAADQKGYAYAAEGLNTEESIATYQSQGSLGYLEPIGTLTNQSIEDLIEIAEVDGYFLALPNLPNDFIPTVAKEFIKSGWRGVLVDAIKRTTAVEQLLAMKDELQAAGITYMTGCGATPGLLTAAAALAAQSYAEIHHVEITFGVGIANWEAYRATVREDIGHMPGYTVEIARAMTDAQVEALLDKTNGVLTLTNMEHADDVMLEVAGIVGRDRVTVGGVVDTRNPKKPLSTNVKVTGRTFEGKISTHTFTLGDETSMAANVCGPAFGYLKAGRQLHQRGIYGIFTAAEIMPQFVR, encoded by the coding sequence ATGAATTCTGAAAAAATCAAAAATTCTCTAAATGTTTCGCCAGGGATACGTGTGGGAGTACTGGGTTTCGGCGGACTCGGACAAGCAGCCGCCAAGGTAGTTGCTGGCAAACAAGAAATGATTTTAGTCGCAGCAGCAGATCAAAAAGGCTACGCTTATGCTGCCGAAGGTTTAAATACTGAAGAATCCATTGCAACCTATCAGTCCCAAGGTTCGCTGGGTTATTTAGAGCCAATTGGTACATTAACAAATCAAAGTATTGAGGATTTAATCGAAATAGCTGAAGTCGATGGGTATTTTTTGGCTTTACCTAACCTACCAAATGACTTTATTCCCACTGTTGCTAAAGAATTTATCAAATCTGGTTGGCGTGGGGTATTAGTAGATGCAATTAAACGCACCACTGCTGTAGAACAACTCTTAGCGATGAAAGATGAACTGCAAGCAGCCGGGATTACCTACATGACAGGATGTGGTGCTACACCTGGACTATTAACAGCAGCAGCAGCTTTAGCCGCCCAAAGCTACGCCGAAATTCATCATGTTGAAATTACCTTTGGGGTGGGAATTGCGAACTGGGAAGCTTACCGCGCCACTGTTCGGGAAGATATCGGCCACATGCCTGGTTATACAGTGGAAATTGCGAGGGCGATGACTGACGCCCAAGTAGAAGCACTACTAGATAAAACTAATGGCGTGCTTACCTTAACAAATATGGAACACGCTGATGATGTGATGTTAGAAGTAGCAGGGATAGTGGGACGCGATCGCGTTACAGTTGGTGGTGTAGTCGATACCCGCAATCCCAAAAAGCCTCTCAGCACCAATGTGAAGGTAACAGGACGTACCTTTGAAGGAAAGATTTCCACCCATACCTTTACTCTGGGAGATGAAACTAGCATGGCAGCAAATGTCTGTGGCCCTGCTTTTGGCTATCTCAAAGCTGGTAGACAATTACACCAACGCGGCATCTATGGAATATTCACTGCTGCCGAAATTATGCCCCAATTTGTTAGGTAA
- a CDS encoding BON domain-containing protein: MGWLQRLFGMEKPQNAEVNPAPQAVQQAPSSDVAAATQSIPPERLGLSGEYDQSGLAKRVALAFDQDPQLDDVDTLWVAQTGSTVVLKGKVPSQEILNKMISVAGSVNGATDVDTNQATIG; the protein is encoded by the coding sequence ATGGGTTGGCTACAAAGATTGTTTGGAATGGAAAAACCTCAAAATGCAGAAGTAAATCCGGCTCCCCAGGCTGTACAGCAAGCTCCTAGTAGTGATGTCGCTGCTGCTACGCAATCAATACCTCCAGAACGTCTAGGGTTAAGCGGAGAATATGACCAAAGTGGTTTAGCAAAGCGGGTAGCGTTGGCATTTGATCAAGATCCGCAACTCGACGATGTTGATACCCTTTGGGTGGCTCAGACGGGTAGCACTGTAGTGTTGAAAGGTAAAGTCCCCAGTCAAGAAATTCTCAACAAAATGATTTCTGTGGCGGGTTCTGTAAATGGTGCTACAGATGTTGACACTAACCAGGCGACGATTGGCTAG
- a CDS encoding alpha/beta fold hydrolase — protein MEVSAIATVHWQERVGNQRDWIWRGWQTRYTYIRPSQSHPNTTPLILLHGFGASIGHWRHNLEVLGEHHTVYAIDMLGFGASEKAAANYSIELWVEQVYDFWKTFIRQPAILIGNSNGSLIAMAAAAAHPDMVLGMVMMSLPDPSLEQEAIPPVLRPLVSAIKNVVASPLILKPVFNFVRRPGVLRRWASLAYANPEAISDELIEILAGPPQDRGSARAFSALFKAAIGINFSPSVKKVLPTLTIPMLLIWGQKDRFVPPALASQFAQYNEKLELLNLEDVGHCPHDECPEQVNQAILDWIERWIGDRQPLVVP, from the coding sequence TTGGAGGTAAGTGCGATCGCTACGGTACACTGGCAGGAACGAGTTGGTAATCAAAGAGATTGGATTTGGCGCGGCTGGCAAACCCGCTACACTTACATTCGCCCTAGCCAAAGTCACCCCAATACAACACCTCTAATTCTGTTACATGGCTTTGGTGCTTCCATTGGTCATTGGCGACATAATTTAGAGGTGTTGGGTGAGCATCACACAGTTTACGCCATAGATATGTTGGGTTTTGGCGCTTCTGAAAAAGCCGCAGCTAATTACAGCATCGAACTCTGGGTTGAGCAGGTTTACGATTTCTGGAAAACATTTATCCGTCAACCAGCGATATTAATAGGCAATTCCAACGGTTCACTGATAGCGATGGCCGCCGCCGCCGCCCACCCCGATATGGTGCTGGGTATGGTAATGATGAGTTTACCCGACCCGTCATTAGAACAAGAAGCAATTCCTCCTGTCCTGCGCCCACTCGTCAGTGCAATTAAAAATGTTGTTGCTTCGCCGTTGATACTTAAACCTGTGTTTAACTTCGTGCGCCGTCCTGGGGTGCTGCGTCGCTGGGCTAGTCTCGCCTACGCTAACCCAGAAGCGATTAGCGATGAACTGATAGAAATCTTAGCAGGGCCTCCCCAAGACCGGGGTTCTGCAAGGGCGTTTAGTGCTTTATTCAAAGCTGCGATTGGAATTAATTTTAGTCCCAGTGTCAAGAAAGTATTACCAACCTTAACAATTCCCATGCTTTTAATTTGGGGACAAAAAGATCGGTTTGTGCCGCCAGCCCTGGCTAGCCAATTTGCCCAATATAATGAAAAGTTGGAACTGTTGAATCTGGAGGATGTAGGGCATTGTCCCCATGATGAATGCCCAGAACAAGTTAACCAAGCGATTTTAGATTGGATTGAAAGATGGATTGGCGATCGCCAACCATTGGTTGTTCCCTAA
- the ilvN gene encoding acetolactate synthase small subunit: protein MKHTLSVLVEDEAGVLSRISSLFARRGFNIESLAVGPAEQGGVSRITMVVPGDDRIIEQLTKQLYKLVNVLKVQDITETPCVERELMLLKVNASSSNRSEVIELSQIFRARVVDVAEDSLTLEVVGDPGKMVAIVQVLQKFGLKEIARTGKIALTRESGVNTELLKSLEAKV from the coding sequence ATGAAACATACCCTTTCAGTTCTTGTAGAAGATGAGGCGGGTGTTCTTTCCCGCATTTCTAGTTTATTTGCGCGTCGCGGCTTTAATATTGAAAGCCTTGCTGTTGGCCCTGCTGAACAAGGAGGAGTCTCCCGAATTACAATGGTTGTCCCTGGTGACGATCGCATCATCGAGCAACTCACTAAGCAACTGTATAAGTTAGTCAATGTCCTAAAAGTCCAGGATATTACCGAAACTCCTTGTGTCGAGCGGGAATTGATGCTTTTGAAGGTGAATGCTAGTAGCAGCAATCGCTCAGAAGTGATCGAATTGTCTCAGATTTTCCGGGCGCGAGTCGTGGATGTGGCAGAAGATTCTCTCACTTTAGAAGTTGTGGGAGATCCAGGTAAAATGGTAGCGATCGTGCAAGTATTACAAAAATTTGGTTTGAAAGAAATCGCCCGCACTGGCAAAATTGCCCTAACTCGTGAGTCAGGCGTGAATACCGAGTTACTCAAATCTTTGGAAGCAAAGGTTTAG
- a CDS encoding protein kinase domain-containing protein yields MHPLGTVLRSRYKIIHPLGSGGFGETYLAEDLDIPTTPKPKCVVKHLKPQNQSEGLLKIAKGLFNREAEILYRLDNIHNQVPKLFAHFEENGEFYLVQEFIDGHNLSKEIIAGQPWGEAEVKKLLRDVLEVLVFIHQQSIIHRDIKPQNIMRRHQDGKIVLIDFGAVKEIKGLETNTQGLVTSSILIGTNGYMPDEQANGKPKLSSDVYAVGMLGIQALTGVPPQNLPEDPVTGEIIWRDRANVSDRFVEVLTNMVRSHFSQRYQTAAEALQALTQSTPSPKPKSDRQRSQSNRKVMVTGGAVLLGCIMSLYMVSKYFAQSPTPPNPQAVTPKPLPTINKFSQLPCDSDQQLSSPPTATGNPTHETNVYKYYGQINPKTKEANGKGLMIFKKNQFQYYGDFKNNKRSGCGRLSYPVKSNINYYLGQFENDELQGLGYLKLRNGNEYRGNFVKSKCQGKGVYIYADKTEQDGIWREDKLEGSDLLCNKEPSASSMLTISFLSLKPF; encoded by the coding sequence ATGCATCCTCTTGGCACAGTACTCCGCAGTCGTTATAAAATTATTCATCCCTTGGGAAGTGGCGGATTTGGGGAGACATATTTGGCAGAAGATTTGGATATACCTACAACTCCTAAGCCTAAATGTGTTGTCAAACATCTGAAGCCACAAAACCAGAGTGAAGGACTTCTGAAGATTGCTAAAGGTTTATTTAACCGGGAAGCTGAAATTTTATATCGCTTAGACAACATTCACAACCAAGTTCCCAAACTATTCGCCCATTTTGAAGAAAATGGCGAATTTTACCTAGTACAAGAATTTATTGATGGGCATAACTTAAGCAAAGAAATAATCGCAGGTCAGCCTTGGGGTGAAGCAGAAGTAAAAAAACTGCTCAGGGATGTTTTAGAAGTTTTAGTATTTATCCATCAACAAAGTATTATTCATCGTGATATTAAGCCACAGAATATCATGCGTCGTCATCAAGACGGAAAGATTGTGCTGATTGATTTTGGAGCAGTGAAAGAAATTAAAGGCTTGGAGACGAATACTCAAGGTCTAGTCACATCAAGCATCCTGATTGGCACAAATGGCTATATGCCAGATGAACAAGCTAATGGTAAGCCGAAACTATCTAGCGATGTGTATGCAGTAGGTATGCTAGGAATTCAAGCACTGACAGGCGTACCGCCTCAAAATTTACCCGAAGATCCCGTAACAGGTGAAATAATTTGGCGGGATCGGGCGAATGTCAGCGACAGATTTGTCGAGGTGTTAACAAATATGGTGCGCTCTCACTTTAGCCAGCGTTACCAAACAGCAGCAGAAGCGTTGCAAGCACTTACTCAATCAACACCATCACCAAAACCAAAGTCAGATCGCCAGCGATCGCAATCTAATCGGAAAGTTATGGTAACAGGCGGAGCAGTTTTACTTGGATGTATCATGTCTTTGTATATGGTATCTAAATATTTTGCTCAATCACCAACCCCTCCAAATCCACAAGCAGTTACTCCGAAACCGCTTCCTACAATCAACAAATTCTCTCAGCTACCTTGCGATAGCGATCAACAGCTATCCTCACCCCCTACAGCTACAGGAAATCCAACACACGAAACTAACGTCTATAAATATTACGGGCAGATCAATCCAAAAACGAAAGAAGCCAATGGTAAAGGGTTGATGATTTTTAAGAAGAATCAATTTCAATACTATGGAGACTTTAAGAATAATAAACGTAGTGGTTGTGGGAGATTATCATATCCGGTAAAAAGTAATATTAACTATTATTTAGGGCAGTTTGAAAATGATGAGTTGCAAGGGCTGGGATATTTAAAATTGAGAAACGGAAACGAATATAGAGGAAACTTTGTTAAGAGTAAATGTCAAGGTAAAGGAGTATATATATATGCAGATAAAACTGAGCAAGATGGAATCTGGCGTGAAGATAAGTTAGAAGGAAGTGACTTATTATGTAATAAGGAGCCTTCAGCATCTAGTATGCTAACTATCAGCTTTCTCAGCCTAAAACCCTTTTAA